In one window of Mercurialis annua linkage group LG4, ddMerAnnu1.2, whole genome shotgun sequence DNA:
- the LOC126679191 gene encoding transcription elongation factor TFIIS-like — MSVAMADHLHVINPHKYVNIDGKRFKFIIKFPQIPNKQDDSEIAMPHHKSIPKPKQNPDITIENPKTFVPKPETQKPLPKPKRQENLCMSHHVKTPTKLMPKRQIQKPKKEGNHLHVTMPDQSKNPKKLIPRPEILEDKKPHSVSLRDNIKEQILQGLSMVFQEVQDEEIRTELKRCNPGLITSSLESLLFFKWGLSDTACRPKYRSLIFNIKDPKNPDFRRKLLLGQIKPEEVANMNAQEMASDERKRENQVILARKFPNCRS; from the coding sequence ATGTCAGTTGCCATGGCTGATCATCTTCACGTTATAAACCCTCACAAGTACGTTAACATCGACGGCAAGCGCTTCAAGTTCATCATCAAGTTCCCTCAGATTCCTAACAAACAAGACGACTCTGAAATTGCTATGCCTCATCACAAATCCATACCCAAACCCAAACAGAATCCTGACATAACCATTGAAAACCCTAAAACGTTCGTACCCAAACCAGAGACGCAGAAACCGCTGCCAAAACCCAAGAGACAAGAGAATCTTTGCATGTCTCATCACGTTAAAACCCCAACCAAATTGATGCCTAAACGACAGATTCAGAAACCCAAGAAAGAAGGCAATCATCTTCACGTTACCATGCCTGATCAAAGTAAAAACCCTAAGAAATTGATACCCAGACCAGAGATTCTTGAAGACAAGAAGCCACACAGCGTATCCTTGAGGGACAACATAAAGGAACAGATTCTTCAAGGTTTATCAATGGTGTTTCAGGAAGTTCAGGATGAAGAAATCAGGACTgaactaaaaaggtgcaatccTGGGCTGATTACATCTTCTCTTGAATCTCTGCTGTTTTTCAAATGGGGATTATCTGACACAGCATGCCGCCCCAAGTACCGCTCGCTGATATTTAACATTAAGGATCCTAAGAACCCTGATTTTAGGAGAAAACTTCTACTCGGACAAATCAAACCAGAAGAAGTGGCTAATATGAACGCACAAGAGATGGCCAGTGATGAGAGAAAGCGTGAGAACCAAGTCATCCTAGCAAGGAAATTCCCAAACTGCAGATCCTGA
- the LOC126679190 gene encoding transcription elongation factor TFIIS-like, with translation MSVAMADHLQVINPHKYVNIDGKRFKFIIKFPQIPKIQDNSEISMPLQKSIPKPKQNPDIAIENPKTFVPKPETQKPLLKPKRQENLGMSHHLKTPTKLMPKRQIQKPKRSSHIHVAMPDQSKDRKKLIPRPEILEDKKPHNGFLRDNIKEQILQGLSMVFQEAQDEEFRTELKRCNPGLIASSIESLLFVKWGLSNTACRPKYRSLIFNVKDPKNPDFRRKLLLGTIKPEELANMNAQEMASDDRKRENQVIRERKLYPNCNKS, from the coding sequence ATGTCGGTTGCCATGGCTGATCACCTTCAAGTTATAAACCCTCACAAGTACGTTAACATCGACGGAAAGCGGTTTAAGTTCATCATCAAGTTCCCTCAGATTCCTAAGATACAAGACAACTCTGAAATTTCCATGCCTCTTCAGAAATCCATACCCAAACCCAAACAGAATCCTGACATAGCCATTGAAAATCCTAAGACATTCGTACCCAAACCAGAGACTCAGAAACCACTGCTTAAACCCAAGAGACAAGAGAATCTTGGCATGTCTCATCACTTGAAAACCCCAACGAAATTGATGCCTAAACGACAGATTCAGAAACCCAAGAGATCGAGTCATATTCACGTTGCCATGCCTGATCAAAGTAAAGACCGTAAGAAATTGATACCCAGACCAGAGATTCTTGAAGACAAGAAGCCACACAACGGATTCTTGAGGGATAACATAAAAGAACAGATTCTTCAAGGTTTATCAATGGTGTTTCAAGAAGCTCAGGATGAAGAATTCAGGACTgaactaaaaaggtgcaatccAGGGCTGATTGCCTCTTCTATTGAATCTCTACTGTTTGTCAAATGGGGATTGTCCAACACGGCATGCCGCCCCAAGTACCGATCGCTGATATTCAACGTTAAAGATCCTAAGAATCCAGATTTTAGAAGAAAACTTCTTCTCGGAACAATCAAACCAGAAGAATTGGCTAATATGAACGCACAAGAGATGGCCAGTGACGATAGAAAGCGTGAGAACCAAGTCATCCGAGAAAGAAAATTATACCCAAACTGCAATAAATCATGA
- the LOC126679182 gene encoding uncharacterized protein LOC126679182 isoform X2: MDLSEDWKSGFPIGIVFDPPLLLSDSAGPLFFNPNPNSLTQLFNSPLFPPILNPPPNLSLSRFIATSTAHDAPIPDSTASAIASVFGPQFHDEIAETLLGHNHLQFLKIPLQNDVLVFFSTGLNHDQVGFLLLSVKDGSLCAVGDSKGGVFVADKDLNQKIVGILVNPDGDFEGSFWNCEFSLFCYGPSLPARKGSIALEISEISKSSYAWELPSDLLLSGNKCRCGNCLVREEFLKDSLPEWIDWQQKKERILGFGILSKDLSSLLFESDEYGGFTLIRLMSSGKLELQRYYASWDLVTKLEEGHRDPLLCNEDNLLFSLDNEKYRFPKIFKYLKLDYLSAYINGNLLQALDLNLIKTCEDPQQKESFSIEFHEILCEKLNTCGFGKFRTFPAINAVFNNINLPTSVHEVAMSSMWASLPMELLQLAFSSYNEFLEALLDQKKVALEFLDVPDIPQLPPFFLRKPSSRSSKWSSKVPRSEVLVGPVIPLPILITLHELRNGCPNSQEGFSRFSSEIELNNQCKEVMQVARVMAMPDSTIELRDHDDDDAVSLGDDRDDIWADSEKPKPLCLYRPVAELGSVEGHKESKSVHKDDKFGFMLAKVHAKDPKNNKKMESMGQELFDDLCPIHMKFDAADMEFSSKEMKAYNSLKREFSKWQEGFKPFQGFRDRFEN, translated from the exons ATGGATTTATCAGAAGACTGGAAATCTGGATTCCCAATCGGAATTGTTTTTGACCCACCTCTACTTCTCTCCGATTCAGCCGGTCCTCTTTTCTTCAACCCAAATCCAAATTCTTTAACTCAGCTTTTCAACTCTCCGTTATTTCCTCCTATTCTAAACCCACCTCCAAATCTTTCTTTATCAAGATTCATCGCCACTTCAACTGCCCATGATGCTCCTATCCCTGACTCTACTGCTTCCGCCATTGCCTCCGTTTTCGGCCCTCAATTCCATGACGAAATCGCTGAGACTTTGCTGGGTCATAACCATCTTCAATTCCTTAAAATCCCACTTCAAAATGATGTCCTTGTGTTTTTCTCAACTGGGCTTAACCATGATCAAGTGGGGTTTCTATTACTTTCTGTCAAAGATGGGAGCTTGTGTGCTGTCGGGGATTCGAAAGGCGGCGTCTTTGTTGCTGATAAAGATTTGAACCAAAAGATTGTCGGAATTTTGGTGAACCCGGATGGGGATTTTGAAG GATCATTTTGGAATTGCGAGTTTAGTCTGTTTTGCTACGGGCCATCTCTGCCTGCTCGAAAAGGTTCAATTGCTTTAGAAATTTCAGAAATTTCTAAATCTTCCTATGCATGGGAGCTCCCTTCTGATCTTTTGTTGTCAGGTAATAAATGTCGATGTGGAAATTGTCTTGTTAGAGAAGAGTTTCTAAAGGATTCACTTCCTGAGTGGATTGATTGGCAGCAGAAGAAAGAGAGAATTTTGGGCTTTGGAATTTTAAGCAAAGATCTCTCATCGTTGCTTTTTGAGTCTGATGAATATGGTGGATTTACTTTGATTAGATTGATGTCCTCAGGGAAGCTTGAATTACAGAGATACTATGCATCGTGGGATTTGGTTACAAAGTTAGAAGAAGGTCATAGAGATCCATTGTTGTGTAATGAAGACAACTTGCTTTTCTCCTTGGATAATGAGAAATACAGGTTTcctaaaatatttaagtatttgaAGTTGGATTACCTCTCTGCGTATATTAATGGTAACCTTCTCCAAGCCTTGGACTTAAATCTGATAAAGACTTGCGAGGATCCTCAACAAAAAGAATCTTTTAGTATAGAATTTCACGAAATACTGTGTGAGAAATTAAATACGTGCGGGTTCGGTAAGTTTAGAACTTTCCCTGCCATTAATGCTGTTTTTAACAACATCAACTTGCCAACAAGCGTACATGAGGTGGCTATGAGTAGCATGTGGGCAAGCTTGCCAATGGAACTCTTACAACTTGCCTTTTCCAGCTACAATGAATTTCTTGAAGCTCTTTTGGACCAGAAGAAGGTTGCTTTAGAATTTTTAGATGTACCTGACATACCCCAGTTACCTCCATTTTTCTTAAGGAAGCCATCAAGCCGAAGCAGTAAGTGGTCAAGTAAAGTACCACGCAGTGAGGTTCTTGTTGGGCCAGTTATTCCTCTTCCTATTTTGATTACGCTTCATGAATTACGTAATGGCTGCCCAAACTCACAGGAGGGATTTAGTAGGTTCTCATCAGAAATTGAACTCAACAATCAATGCAAGGAAGTAATGCAAGTGGCCAGAGTAATGGCCATGCCAGATTCTACTATTGAGCTTCGTGatcatgatgatgatgatgctgTCTCGCTTGGCGATGACAGAGATGATATTTGGGCTGATTCAGAAAAACCGAAGCCTTTATGTTTATATCGCCCTGTTGCAGAACTGGGCTCTGTAGAAGGTCACAAAGAGAGCAAATCCGTTCACAAGGATGATAAATTTGGTTTCATGTTAGCAAAAGTGCATGCAAAAGACCCCAAAAACAACAAGAAGATGGAAAGTATGGGACAAGAATTATTTGATGATCTGTGTCCTATTCACATGAAATTTGATGCTGCAGACATGGAGTTCAGCTCAAAGGAAATGAAAGCTTATAATTCGTTGAAGAGGGAATTCTCAAAATGGCAAGAAGGATTCAAACCATTTCAGGGTTTTCGTGATCGATTTGAAAACTAA
- the LOC126679182 gene encoding uncharacterized protein LOC126679182 isoform X1: protein MDLSEDWKSGFPIGIVFDPPLLLSDSAGPLFFNPNPNSLTQLFNSPLFPPILNPPPNLSLSRFIATSTAHDAPIPDSTASAIASVFGPQFHDEIAETLLGHNHLQFLKIPLQNDVLVFFSTGLNHDQVGFLLLSVKDGSLCAVGDSKGGVFVADKDLNQKIVGILVNPDGDFEGNASVIGYLLVFTTYSVHWFCVKSGERPVVSYVGGKVFKSCSVVDACWSPHLSKESVVLLENGQLFLFDLKSDQSDSYFRGTMLKVLWDGSGKSRNCRWLGCEFSWHPRILIVARSDAVFLVDWRYDVFKVTSLAKIDMFGRYAPAEKEFLAFSKAVSDHFHFVLASNNMLVLCDVRKPLRAVLQWAHGLDNPCYIDVCRLSELRSNSINNEHEWATDSGFGIILGSFWNCEFSLFCYGPSLPARKGSIALEISEISKSSYAWELPSDLLLSGNKCRCGNCLVREEFLKDSLPEWIDWQQKKERILGFGILSKDLSSLLFESDEYGGFTLIRLMSSGKLELQRYYASWDLVTKLEEGHRDPLLCNEDNLLFSLDNEKYRFPKIFKYLKLDYLSAYINGNLLQALDLNLIKTCEDPQQKESFSIEFHEILCEKLNTCGFGKFRTFPAINAVFNNINLPTSVHEVAMSSMWASLPMELLQLAFSSYNEFLEALLDQKKVALEFLDVPDIPQLPPFFLRKPSSRSSKWSSKVPRSEVLVGPVIPLPILITLHELRNGCPNSQEGFSRFSSEIELNNQCKEVMQVARVMAMPDSTIELRDHDDDDAVSLGDDRDDIWADSEKPKPLCLYRPVAELGSVEGHKESKSVHKDDKFGFMLAKVHAKDPKNNKKMESMGQELFDDLCPIHMKFDAADMEFSSKEMKAYNSLKREFSKWQEGFKPFQGFRDRFEN, encoded by the coding sequence ATGGATTTATCAGAAGACTGGAAATCTGGATTCCCAATCGGAATTGTTTTTGACCCACCTCTACTTCTCTCCGATTCAGCCGGTCCTCTTTTCTTCAACCCAAATCCAAATTCTTTAACTCAGCTTTTCAACTCTCCGTTATTTCCTCCTATTCTAAACCCACCTCCAAATCTTTCTTTATCAAGATTCATCGCCACTTCAACTGCCCATGATGCTCCTATCCCTGACTCTACTGCTTCCGCCATTGCCTCCGTTTTCGGCCCTCAATTCCATGACGAAATCGCTGAGACTTTGCTGGGTCATAACCATCTTCAATTCCTTAAAATCCCACTTCAAAATGATGTCCTTGTGTTTTTCTCAACTGGGCTTAACCATGATCAAGTGGGGTTTCTATTACTTTCTGTCAAAGATGGGAGCTTGTGTGCTGTCGGGGATTCGAAAGGCGGCGTCTTTGTTGCTGATAAAGATTTGAACCAAAAGATTGTCGGAATTTTGGTGAACCCGGATGGGGATTTTGAAGGTAATGCTTCTGTTATTGGGTACTTGTTGGTTTTTACTACGTATTCTGTGCATTGGTTTTGTGTTAAGAGTGGTGAAAGGCCTGTTGTGAGTTATGTTGGTGGCAAGGTTTTTAAGAGTTGCTCTGTGGTGGATGCTTGTTGGAGCCCTCATTTGAGTAAGGAGAGTGTGGTGTTGTTGGAGAACGGTCagttgtttttgtttgatttgaagtCTGATCAGTCTGACTCGTATTTTAGAGGTACTATGTTGAAAGTATTGTGGGATGGTTCGGGTAAGTCTAGGAATTGTAGGTGGCTGGGATGTGAGTTCAGTTGGCATCCTAGGATTTTGATTGTTGCGCGTTCGGATGCTGTTTTTCTGGTTGATTGGAGGTATGATGTCTTTAAAGTGACTAGTCTGGCGAAAATTGATATGTTTGGTCGGTATGCTCCGGCTGAGAAGGAATTCCTAGCGTTTTCCAAAGCAGTTTCTGatcattttcattttgttttggcTTCTAACAACATGCTAGTTCTATGTGATGTGCGCAAGCCATTGAGGGCAGTGTTGCAATGGGCTCATGGTCTTGATAATCCATGTTATATTGATGTGTGTAGACTGTCTGAATTAAGGTCGAACTCAATAAACAATGAGCATGAATGGGCAACTGATTCTGGTTTTGGCATTATTTTAGGATCATTTTGGAATTGCGAGTTTAGTCTGTTTTGCTACGGGCCATCTCTGCCTGCTCGAAAAGGTTCAATTGCTTTAGAAATTTCAGAAATTTCTAAATCTTCCTATGCATGGGAGCTCCCTTCTGATCTTTTGTTGTCAGGTAATAAATGTCGATGTGGAAATTGTCTTGTTAGAGAAGAGTTTCTAAAGGATTCACTTCCTGAGTGGATTGATTGGCAGCAGAAGAAAGAGAGAATTTTGGGCTTTGGAATTTTAAGCAAAGATCTCTCATCGTTGCTTTTTGAGTCTGATGAATATGGTGGATTTACTTTGATTAGATTGATGTCCTCAGGGAAGCTTGAATTACAGAGATACTATGCATCGTGGGATTTGGTTACAAAGTTAGAAGAAGGTCATAGAGATCCATTGTTGTGTAATGAAGACAACTTGCTTTTCTCCTTGGATAATGAGAAATACAGGTTTcctaaaatatttaagtatttgaAGTTGGATTACCTCTCTGCGTATATTAATGGTAACCTTCTCCAAGCCTTGGACTTAAATCTGATAAAGACTTGCGAGGATCCTCAACAAAAAGAATCTTTTAGTATAGAATTTCACGAAATACTGTGTGAGAAATTAAATACGTGCGGGTTCGGTAAGTTTAGAACTTTCCCTGCCATTAATGCTGTTTTTAACAACATCAACTTGCCAACAAGCGTACATGAGGTGGCTATGAGTAGCATGTGGGCAAGCTTGCCAATGGAACTCTTACAACTTGCCTTTTCCAGCTACAATGAATTTCTTGAAGCTCTTTTGGACCAGAAGAAGGTTGCTTTAGAATTTTTAGATGTACCTGACATACCCCAGTTACCTCCATTTTTCTTAAGGAAGCCATCAAGCCGAAGCAGTAAGTGGTCAAGTAAAGTACCACGCAGTGAGGTTCTTGTTGGGCCAGTTATTCCTCTTCCTATTTTGATTACGCTTCATGAATTACGTAATGGCTGCCCAAACTCACAGGAGGGATTTAGTAGGTTCTCATCAGAAATTGAACTCAACAATCAATGCAAGGAAGTAATGCAAGTGGCCAGAGTAATGGCCATGCCAGATTCTACTATTGAGCTTCGTGatcatgatgatgatgatgctgTCTCGCTTGGCGATGACAGAGATGATATTTGGGCTGATTCAGAAAAACCGAAGCCTTTATGTTTATATCGCCCTGTTGCAGAACTGGGCTCTGTAGAAGGTCACAAAGAGAGCAAATCCGTTCACAAGGATGATAAATTTGGTTTCATGTTAGCAAAAGTGCATGCAAAAGACCCCAAAAACAACAAGAAGATGGAAAGTATGGGACAAGAATTATTTGATGATCTGTGTCCTATTCACATGAAATTTGATGCTGCAGACATGGAGTTCAGCTCAAAGGAAATGAAAGCTTATAATTCGTTGAAGAGGGAATTCTCAAAATGGCAAGAAGGATTCAAACCATTTCAGGGTTTTCGTGATCGATTTGAAAACTAA
- the LOC126679193 gene encoding uncharacterized protein LOC126679193, which produces MGRARGKGKKHSVSVIASHEDHVSVKEENTAVDKKRGRSTMDDNGEETAEIMEDGMDAKESVACKDVKSPSTAENGLKRKRAVHAKESTASVKEENGVGNKLSGGNSTMSTGFRHIGSRRKNKPRRAAEAVVECW; this is translated from the coding sequence ATGGGGAGAGCAAGAGGGAAAGGAAAGAAGCATAGTGTTAGTGTTATCGCTTCACATGAAGATCATGTTAGTGTTAAAGAAGAAAATACTGCTGTTGATAAGAAAAGAGGAAGGTCGACAATGGATGATAATGGAGAAGAAACTGCAGAGATAATGGAAGATGGCATGGACGCCAAAGAATCAGTTGCTTGTAAGGATGTTAAAAGTCCATCCACTGCCGAGAATggattgaaaagaaaaagggcAGTACATGCTAAAGAAAGCACAGCTTCGGTGAAAGAGGAAAATGGTGTTGGAAACAAATTGAGTGGTGGTAATTCAACAATGAGTACTGGGTTTAGACATATTGGGAGCAGGCGAAAAAATAAGCCTCGACGGGCTGCTGAAGCTGTTGTCGAGTGCTGGTGA
- the LOC126679188 gene encoding squamosa promoter-binding-like protein 9 — MEMGSGFVTESSNSNTSSSPPPESLTGLTFGKKIYFENAAAFGVKSGSGSGARKVHGGQQQPPRCQVEGCRVDLSDAKAYYSRHKVCGMHSKSPKVTVAGLEQRFCQQCSRFHQLSEFDQGKRSCRRRLAGHNERRRKPSSGSVLSSRYGRLSSTVFDNSSRAGGFLVDFSAYSRLSGRNAWSTERLHENESSSRGRSICTPWQTTSQNPPSNPYQPGSAIGNAYSSSGIPSGECFTGVSIPDSTCALSLLSTQQWGSRNQLPGLEVNAHGAPLAQSTLPHRPAAPDHCPNPSWGFKGSEASSSYHDMCPDLGLGQISQPLNNHFSGELELSQQNRRQYMEVDHSRAYGASTQHMHWSL; from the exons ATGGAAATGGGTTCAGGTTTTGTAACCGAGTCAAGCAACTCCAACACTTCCTCTTCTCCACCTCCTGAGTCACTGACCGGGTTAACATTTGGGAAAAAGATCTATTTTGAGAATGCTGCAGCCTTTGGGGTGAAGTCTGGGTCTGGCTCTGGGGCTAGGAAGGTTCATGGTGGGCAGCAGCAGCCGCCTAGGTGTCAAGTTGAAGGGTGCAGAGTGGATCTGAGTGATGCTAAGGCTTACTATTCCAGGCATAAAGTTTGTGGCATGCACTCCAAGTCTCCTAAGGTTACTGTTGCTGGTTTGGAACAAAGATTTTGCCAGCAGTGTAGTAG ATTTCATCAACTTTCTGAATTTGACCAAGGCAAACGAAGTTGCCGAAGACGCCTAGCAGGGCATAACGAGCGAAGGAGGAAACCCTCATCCGGGTCAGTGTTGTCGTCTCGCTATGGCAGGCTCTCTTCAACGGTTTTTG ATAATAGTAGCCGAGCTGGAGGCTTTCTTGTAGACTTCAGTGCTTACTCTAGGCTTTCTGGAAGGAATGCATGGTCAACTGAGCGGCTGCACGAGAATGAAAGCTCAAGCAGAGGAAGGTCTATATGTACTCCATGGCAAACTACCTCTCAGAATCCTCCGTCGAACCCTTACCAGCCAGGTTCTGCAATAGGGAATGCTTATTCCAGTTCCGGAATTCCTTCCGGAGAATGCTTCACAGGGGTCAGCATTCCCGACTCAACCTGTGCTCTCTCTCTTCTGTCAACTCAACAATGGGGCTCAAGAAACCAACTACCAGGGCTTGAGGTTAATGCTCACGGAGCACCCCTGGCTCAATCAACTCTGCCACACCGCCCAGCAGCACCGGATCATTGTCCTAACCCCTCTTGGGGTTTCAAGGGCAGTGAAGCTAGCAGCAGTTATCACGATATGTGCCCGGATCTGGGTCTTGGTCAAATTTCACAGCCTCTGAATAACCATTTCTCTGGCGAGCTTGAGCTGTCTCAGCAGAATAGGAGACAGTACATGGAAGTTGATCACTCCAGGGCTTATGGTGCTTCTACTCAGCACATGCACTGGTCGCTTTAA